The Methanococcus voltae PS genome has a window encoding:
- a CDS encoding AMP-binding protein, with protein sequence METPLDYGNLFTEETIGEFFEKMVSKNPDQEFMVYPDRDLRFTYGEFNERVDMMAKGLLEIGISKGDNVGLWARNVPDWLTFVFATAKIGAVAVTVNTAYKSHELDYVLKQSDMKALAIVDQFRDVNYIETVYDLIPELKTQKRGELNSETYPHLKTIMYIGPEKHRGMYNTHEIMLLGKHLPNDKLEEAKKQVKNTDVVNIQYTSGTTGFPKGVMLTHRNILNNGFYIGESMHYSEKDRLCLPVPLFHCFGIVLGVMAVLTHGSTLVMLELFDPLLALAAVQKEKCTSLYGVPTMFIAEFNHPMFKMFDLSSLRTGIMAGSTCPTEAMKKVIEEMNMSEVTIAYGLTEASPVFTQTKATDSLDKRVNTVGVALPHSQVKIVDPETGETLGRNQVGEICCKGYNVMKGYYNMPEKTAEAIDEDGWLHSGDLATQDDEGYYKIVGRIKDMIIRGGENIYPREIEEFVHTMDGVKDVQVVGIPDKKYGEIVGAFVILEEGVDLTEEDIRDYAITKIARYKVPKYVFMVEEYPLTASGKIQKYKLSQIGKELVEKRLNETKL encoded by the coding sequence ATGGAAACACCATTAGATTACGGAAATCTATTTACTGAAGAAACAATCGGCGAATTCTTCGAAAAAATGGTATCAAAAAACCCTGACCAAGAATTTATGGTTTATCCAGACAGAGATTTAAGATTTACTTACGGAGAATTTAACGAACGTGTTGACATGATGGCGAAAGGTCTTTTAGAGATTGGTATATCTAAAGGCGATAACGTTGGTCTTTGGGCAAGAAACGTCCCAGACTGGTTAACTTTCGTATTCGCAACCGCAAAAATTGGTGCTGTAGCGGTAACCGTTAATACGGCTTATAAAAGTCATGAACTTGATTACGTGCTTAAGCAATCCGATATGAAAGCTTTGGCAATTGTAGACCAATTTAGGGATGTAAACTATATTGAAACAGTTTACGATTTAATACCTGAATTGAAAACACAGAAGCGAGGGGAGTTAAACAGTGAAACATACCCTCATTTAAAAACTATAATGTATATAGGGCCTGAAAAACATAGAGGTATGTACAATACGCACGAAATCATGTTATTGGGTAAACACTTGCCAAATGATAAGCTTGAAGAAGCTAAAAAGCAAGTTAAAAATACCGATGTGGTAAATATCCAATATACGTCCGGAACTACAGGCTTTCCAAAAGGTGTAATGCTTACGCATAGAAATATCTTAAATAATGGATTCTATATCGGGGAAAGTATGCACTATAGCGAAAAAGATAGGCTATGCTTACCAGTTCCTTTATTCCACTGCTTTGGTATAGTTTTAGGCGTTATGGCGGTTTTAACACACGGTAGTACCCTTGTAATGCTCGAATTATTCGACCCATTACTTGCACTAGCAGCAGTCCAAAAAGAAAAATGTACATCGCTCTATGGAGTTCCTACGATGTTTATTGCAGAGTTTAACCACCCTATGTTTAAGATGTTCGACCTTAGTTCATTGAGAACGGGTATTATGGCGGGTTCAACATGTCCTACAGAGGCAATGAAAAAAGTAATCGAAGAGATGAATATGTCTGAAGTTACAATAGCTTATGGACTTACGGAAGCTTCACCGGTATTTACTCAAACTAAGGCTACAGATAGCCTTGATAAAAGAGTTAACACCGTAGGTGTGGCTCTACCACACAGTCAAGTAAAAATTGTAGACCCAGAAACAGGTGAAACACTCGGTAGAAACCAAGTAGGTGAAATCTGCTGTAAAGGTTACAACGTAATGAAAGGATACTATAACATGCCAGAAAAAACCGCTGAGGCAATCGACGAAGATGGATGGCTCCACAGTGGGGATTTAGCAACACAAGACGATGAAGGATACTATAAAATCGTTGGAAGAATAAAAGACATGATTATCAGAGGTGGAGAGAATATTTACCCTAGAGAAATCGAAGAATTTGTTCATACAATGGATGGCGTAAAAGACGTTCAAGTTGTAGGCATTCCTGATAAAAAATACGGTGAAATCGTTGGAGCATTTGTAATTCTTGAAGAAGGTGTAGATTTAACCGAAGAAGACATAAGGGACTACGCAATTACCAAAATTGCACGATATAAGGTGCCTAAATACGTCTTTATGGTTGAAGAATACCCACTTACAGCAAGTGGTAAAATTCAAAAATACAAATTATCTCAAATTGGTAAAGAATTAGTTGAAAAAAGACTAAATGAGACTAAATTGTAA
- a CDS encoding helix-turn-helix domain-containing protein produces the protein MSEKNNQVGIKIKKVRELNNMSIEELAKISGNDVELLKKIENGDLIPSLKPLIAIARALGVRLGTFLDDLPELGPVVSRFGASENVVRFSGTKTYSNDEESKLNFYSLAAGKIDRHMEPFIIDVYPQANEEIELSSHEGEEFIYVMSGEIEINYGQDVYVLAKGDSIYYDSIVPHNLHAKDQNSKILAVVYTPL, from the coding sequence ATGTCAGAAAAGAACAACCAAGTAGGAATTAAAATCAAAAAAGTTAGAGAATTAAATAATATGTCTATTGAAGAACTTGCAAAAATTAGCGGTAACGATGTTGAATTGCTCAAAAAGATTGAAAACGGCGATTTGATACCTTCATTAAAACCTTTAATCGCGATTGCAAGAGCTTTAGGCGTTAGGTTGGGTACTTTTTTGGATGACTTGCCTGAATTAGGACCAGTTGTATCAAGATTTGGTGCATCAGAAAATGTTGTTAGATTTTCAGGAACAAAAACGTACTCCAACGACGAAGAAAGTAAATTAAACTTTTATTCGTTAGCTGCGGGTAAAATAGATAGACACATGGAACCATTTATTATCGATGTGTATCCACAAGCAAATGAAGAAATAGAATTATCTTCCCATGAAGGTGAAGAGTTTATATATGTTATGAGCGGAGAGATTGAAATTAATTACGGACAAGATGTATATGTTTTAGCAAAAGGAGATAGCATATACTACGATTCAATCGTACCTCACAATTTACACGCCAAAGACCAAAATTCAAAGATTTTAGCGGTCGTATATACACCATTGTAA
- a CDS encoding dicarboxylate/amino acid:cation symporter — protein MSNKIINAYTSIPLVARMLGALAIGLPIGLAISFYSPDLINVISAYLSPFGTVLVNMLKMIVIPIIFFSLISGAASIPLGKLGRVGIKTILWYLMTSLFASLFGVLVAMLFNPGVGFTPQEVASSVTQVGVQPSADIIGILLGMFANPFASLAQGNFLPIIVFAILFGVATRLVADKPLDEEESKRAFSLIDFAKAVNASMFKIVNWVMEYAPIGVLALTIVNFGTYGSDLLGSYGQIVIGIVLGIIGLIAFVYSGLLVLIGRENPLKIFNKIKEAMVTAFATRSSAATLPVSMEVARDELGVKEELASFTLPLGATINMDGVCIHLPMWAFFAANMFGIPMTIDSILVMVITTVLASIGAGGVPGGSLMLLFIILGTMGLAPEQIAIVVSLAIAVNPILDMFETMNNITGDLVMTYLVGKTEGLVDENVQKKL, from the coding sequence ATGTCTAACAAAATAATAAATGCTTATACGAGCATACCGTTAGTTGCAAGAATGTTGGGTGCATTGGCTATTGGTTTACCTATTGGTTTGGCAATATCTTTCTACTCTCCCGATTTAATAAATGTTATTAGCGCTTATTTATCACCGTTTGGTACTGTTTTAGTAAACATGCTTAAAATGATTGTTATACCTATCATATTCTTCTCATTGATTTCAGGTGCTGCAAGTATACCACTTGGCAAGCTCGGAAGAGTAGGTATCAAAACTATTTTATGGTATTTAATGACATCATTGTTCGCATCATTATTTGGTGTTCTTGTTGCAATGTTATTTAACCCAGGTGTTGGTTTCACACCGCAAGAAGTTGCAAGCTCAGTTACACAAGTTGGTGTTCAGCCATCCGCCGATATCATTGGTATTTTATTAGGAATGTTTGCAAACCCATTTGCTTCCCTTGCTCAGGGTAATTTCTTGCCTATCATTGTTTTCGCAATTTTATTTGGTGTTGCTACAAGATTAGTGGCTGATAAACCACTCGATGAAGAAGAATCAAAAAGAGCATTCTCATTAATTGATTTTGCAAAAGCTGTTAACGCTTCAATGTTCAAAATTGTTAATTGGGTTATGGAATACGCACCGATTGGTGTTTTAGCTTTGACAATTGTAAACTTCGGAACTTACGGTTCCGATTTATTAGGAAGCTACGGACAAATCGTTATTGGTATCGTTCTCGGTATTATCGGATTAATAGCATTTGTATACTCCGGATTATTGGTTCTCATAGGAAGAGAAAATCCATTAAAGATATTCAACAAAATTAAAGAAGCAATGGTTACAGCATTTGCTACAAGAAGTAGTGCTGCTACTTTACCGGTTTCAATGGAAGTTGCAAGAGATGAATTGGGTGTAAAAGAAGAATTAGCTTCATTTACCTTACCTTTAGGTGCTACAATCAACATGGACGGAGTTTGTATTCACTTGCCAATGTGGGCTTTCTTCGCAGCAAACATGTTTGGTATCCCAATGACAATTGATTCAATCCTTGTAATGGTTATCACAACAGTTTTAGCTTCAATTGGTGCAGGCGGTGTTCCTGGTGGAAGTTTAATGCTTTTATTCATTATTTTAGGTACTATGGGATTAGCTCCAGAACAAATCGCAATTGTTGTTTCATTAGCTATCGCAGTGAACCCAATTTTGGATATGTTCGAAACTATGAACAACATCACAGGAGATTTGGTTATGACTTACTTAGTTGGTAAAACCGAAGGCTTAGTTGATGAAAACGTTCAAAAAAAGTTATAA
- the cysS gene encoding cysteine--tRNA ligase, with translation MIHRESQNSDSNNRVLSEKGYFITVYNSLTNTMEKFIPLDKKAIKMYICGPTVYDSSHLGHGRTYVSFDVIKRYLEHKGYNVYLVINFTDIDDKIINKAKNLKMDCKNISEENIDSFLIDMLSLGVEPANVYPKVTQSISEIIDFIGVLMKKDYAYKTTDGIYFNVRKFREYGRLSNIKIDKLKSKAKDNKELENKDNKEREKEISNATSEKLNMEDFALWKFNEPVFEGDICVEPAWDSPWGKGRPGWHIECSVMSAKYFGECFDIHGGGKDLAFPHHENEIAQSDSYFEAPCVKYWMHTGFVRVNGEKMSKSLGNFVTIKDMLQKYNKDTLRLFFIQRHYRSPLDYSDESLTHVKNTLDKFENSIKKLIYYSKDSEVKNKLSITDVEFMNILYSCRNKFYDAMDDDFNTVEAIKVLNTLITATNKYMAELENLKNSNANTSIIIQALEFYRDVGEVFGIFGDLKIDCYLNCLKRYGYEEEVKESSACIDKIAKAEFSFASAGKVDDLMKLVIELREDLRDNKNYEMADKIRDKLEELDIILEDNPKGTRWVIK, from the coding sequence ATGATACACCGAGAATCTCAAAATTCAGACTCTAATAATAGAGTACTAAGTGAAAAGGGATATTTTATTACCGTATACAACAGCTTAACAAATACTATGGAAAAATTCATTCCATTAGATAAAAAAGCTATAAAGATGTATATCTGCGGACCTACGGTTTACGATTCGTCACATTTAGGTCACGGTCGTACCTACGTATCTTTTGACGTAATAAAACGATATTTAGAACATAAAGGTTATAACGTTTATTTGGTCATCAATTTTACCGATATCGACGATAAAATAATAAATAAAGCTAAAAATCTTAAAATGGATTGTAAAAATATTTCTGAAGAAAATATAGATTCATTTTTAATAGATATGCTTTCTTTAGGGGTAGAGCCTGCAAATGTATATCCTAAGGTTACACAATCAATCTCTGAAATAATAGACTTTATAGGCGTGTTAATGAAAAAAGATTACGCTTATAAAACAACGGATGGAATTTATTTCAACGTTAGGAAATTTAGGGAATATGGTAGGCTTAGCAATATAAAAATAGACAAATTAAAATCTAAAGCTAAAGATAATAAAGAATTGGAAAATAAAGATAATAAAGAAAGAGAAAAAGAAATTAGCAATGCGACATCTGAAAAGTTAAATATGGAAGATTTTGCACTTTGGAAGTTTAACGAGCCAGTTTTTGAAGGAGATATTTGTGTAGAACCAGCTTGGGATAGCCCTTGGGGTAAGGGACGACCTGGTTGGCATATTGAATGCTCTGTAATGAGTGCAAAATATTTTGGAGAATGTTTCGATATACACGGAGGTGGGAAAGATTTGGCATTCCCTCATCACGAAAATGAAATAGCTCAAAGTGATAGTTATTTTGAAGCGCCTTGTGTAAAATATTGGATGCATACGGGTTTTGTTAGAGTAAATGGCGAAAAAATGAGCAAAAGCCTTGGGAATTTTGTAACCATTAAGGATATGTTACAAAAATATAATAAAGACACCTTAAGATTGTTCTTTATCCAAAGACATTATCGCTCGCCTCTTGATTATTCGGACGAATCCTTAACACACGTAAAAAATACATTGGATAAATTTGAAAATTCAATTAAAAAATTAATTTACTATTCAAAAGATTCTGAAGTTAAAAATAAGCTATCAATAACTGACGTAGAATTTATGAATATATTATATTCCTGTAGAAACAAATTTTATGATGCTATGGACGATGATTTTAACACCGTTGAAGCTATTAAAGTTCTTAACACTTTAATAACTGCTACAAATAAATATATGGCAGAATTAGAAAATTTAAAAAATTCTAATGCGAATACTTCTATCATAATACAAGCTTTAGAATTTTATAGGGACGTAGGCGAAGTATTTGGAATATTTGGCGATTTAAAGATTGATTGTTATTTAAATTGCTTAAAAAGGTATGGTTACGAAGAAGAGGTAAAAGAAAGTAGCGCTTGTATTGATAAAATAGCAAAAGCAGAGTTTAGCTTTGCTAGTGCGGGAAAAGTAGACGATTTAATGAAATTAGTAATTGAATTACGGGAAGATTTACGAGACAATAAAAATTATGAAATGGCGGACAAAATAAGAGATAAATTAGAAGAATTAGATATTATATTGGAAGATAACCCAAAAGGTACCCGATGGGTCATTAAATAA
- a CDS encoding cobalt-precorrin-7 (C(5))-methyltransferase: MIYIIGIGAGSSDLITLKALDTIEKLDILVGSKRSIESIKSIDSINSNDLNNKEIIYLSKNLKETLKEIAFDDKFKNKDIGILSTGDPCFSGLLKTMINLGVDKKDISVISGISSIQVACARLKISWDDYAILTLHGKEHNQELLYNMVINNHSVIFLPSDIKKDIEYMLNKNNVSFNLKNVDYHLKDVRITICENLSYPNEKISTYKLGELLKNIENGLEFSYMAVCIITF, from the coding sequence ATGATTTATATTATAGGAATAGGAGCAGGAAGTAGCGATTTAATAACCCTAAAAGCACTAGATACAATAGAGAAACTAGATATTCTAGTAGGTAGCAAAAGAAGCATAGAATCGATTAAATCAATTGATTCTATCAATTCAAACGATTTAAATAATAAAGAAATAATATATTTATCCAAAAATCTTAAAGAAACTTTAAAAGAAATAGCTTTTGACGATAAATTTAAAAATAAAGATATTGGTATTCTATCTACTGGAGACCCGTGTTTTAGTGGTTTATTAAAGACTATGATAAATTTAGGCGTCGATAAAAAGGATATATCCGTTATATCAGGCATTTCTTCGATACAAGTAGCTTGCGCAAGATTAAAAATATCTTGGGATGATTACGCTATATTAACACTGCATGGTAAAGAGCATAATCAAGAATTGCTGTATAATATGGTAATAAATAATCACAGTGTAATATTTTTACCAAGTGACATAAAAAAAGACATTGAATACATGTTAAACAAAAATAATGTTAGTTTTAATCTTAAAAACGTTGATTATCACTTAAAAGATGTAAGAATTACAATTTGCGAAAATTTATCCTATCCTAATGAAAAAATAAGTACATATAAATTAGGTGAATTACTTAAAAACATAGAAAATGGCTTGGAATTCTCATATATGGCTGTTTGTATTATAACTTTTTAA
- a CDS encoding ABC transporter substrate-binding protein, whose amino-acid sequence MNKTLKKSLVTILSIFAVVTIVMSCGCTSEATESSDIKNNDENSNLDPKGLDADKNTEFITVTDMAGRTVQVPKKVDRTIGLACTLREIVYLGVKDKVIGIEEVESDEKIGMRMPYMLANPELADLPIVNKAGKTQQYYERILTANPDVIFLGNQEAEIADDMQEKLQIPVVVVHATAIGSKEQNAKYDQSLRLMGKILDKEERANEIIDKMKEYEADLMSRASKSDKNPSVYIPGRAYYGTNGLTTTDPRWPPFEYLGTNNRANNVAYGVDNVSKGVSVSEEQLINWNPEYMFIPSTAFKMVEKDLEKPEFKELSAIKNDNVYKVPPFRLYSYNKGTAIADAYYIGKILYPDQFADIDPVEKADEIYIFFNGNPVYEEMSKKNLGFEKVNIK is encoded by the coding sequence ATGAATAAAACACTGAAAAAATCATTAGTTACGATTTTAAGCATTTTTGCGGTCGTAACTATCGTAATGAGTTGTGGTTGTACGAGTGAGGCTACCGAATCAAGCGACATTAAAAACAACGACGAAAATAGTAATTTAGACCCAAAAGGTTTAGATGCTGATAAAAATACGGAATTCATAACCGTTACAGATATGGCGGGTAGAACAGTTCAAGTGCCGAAAAAAGTAGACCGAACAATTGGTTTAGCCTGTACATTAAGAGAAATAGTTTACTTAGGCGTAAAAGATAAAGTTATAGGTATAGAAGAAGTAGAAAGTGATGAAAAAATAGGTATGAGAATGCCATATATGCTAGCAAACCCAGAATTAGCGGATTTACCTATTGTAAATAAAGCAGGTAAAACCCAGCAATATTACGAAAGAATCCTTACAGCAAACCCAGATGTAATATTTTTAGGAAATCAGGAAGCAGAAATAGCAGACGATATGCAAGAAAAATTACAAATTCCAGTAGTTGTTGTTCATGCCACTGCAATTGGTTCAAAAGAACAGAATGCAAAATATGACCAATCCTTAAGATTAATGGGTAAGATATTAGATAAAGAAGAAAGAGCCAATGAAATAATTGACAAAATGAAAGAATACGAAGCAGATTTAATGTCAAGAGCTTCAAAATCTGATAAAAATCCAAGTGTATATATTCCAGGTAGAGCCTATTATGGAACAAATGGCTTAACCACTACAGACCCTAGATGGCCACCATTCGAATATTTAGGAACTAACAATAGGGCTAATAACGTGGCTTATGGTGTTGACAATGTAAGTAAAGGAGTATCCGTAAGTGAAGAACAATTAATAAACTGGAACCCTGAATACATGTTTATACCATCTACTGCATTTAAAATGGTTGAAAAAGACTTAGAAAAGCCAGAATTTAAAGAATTAAGTGCCATTAAAAATGATAACGTTTATAAAGTACCTCCTTTCAGATTATATTCCTACAACAAAGGTACTGCAATAGCTGACGCTTATTATATTGGAAAAATACTTTATCCCGACCAATTTGCAGACATTGACCCTGTTGAAAAAGCAGACGAAATATATATATTCTTTAATGGAAATCCCGTATATGAAGAAATGTCTAAAAAGAATTTAGGATTTGAAAAAGTAAACATAAAATAA
- a CDS encoding ABC transporter substrate-binding protein has protein sequence MNKTLKKSLVMVFSVFMVIATVMSCGCIGGNTEPSANLNSANTNNELNQSKGVETTKNSEFITVTDMAGRTIQVPTKINKIIGLGCSLREIVYLDSEDKVIAIEMRESVKAKSDDDKFPCGTELPYLAANPELIDLPIAGKAGANYNYEAILKMNPDVIFIGNNKDAAEDLQSKLNIPVVVVYTAAIGSEGQNKKYEDSLKLMGKILDKEERANEVLDKMEEYKEDLKSRVSKATVHPTAYVAGRAYNGAHGITTTDPRWPPFEFLGANNIAYNVSKISEGKEVSKEQVVSWNPEYIFVSEASMNEVTADLVKPEFQGLNAVKNGKVYKVLPYCWYAFNKDTAIANAYYVGRVLYPEQFADIDPEEKADEIYMFFDGNVAYEEIANRMGGYGKLEA, from the coding sequence ATGAATAAAACTTTAAAAAAATCATTGGTTATGGTTTTCAGTGTTTTTATGGTCATAGCTACTGTAATGAGTTGTGGGTGTATTGGAGGAAATACAGAACCTTCCGCAAATCTCAATAGTGCAAACACCAACAATGAATTAAATCAAAGTAAAGGTGTAGAAACGACCAAAAACTCGGAATTCATAACTGTTACAGACATGGCAGGTAGAACCATACAAGTTCCAACCAAAATAAATAAAATAATTGGCTTGGGCTGTTCATTAAGAGAAATAGTATACTTAGATTCAGAAGATAAAGTAATAGCAATAGAAATGAGGGAAAGTGTTAAAGCAAAATCTGACGATGATAAATTCCCTTGCGGTACTGAATTACCGTACTTAGCAGCAAACCCTGAATTAATAGACTTACCTATAGCAGGTAAAGCAGGAGCTAACTATAATTATGAAGCAATTCTTAAAATGAATCCTGATGTAATATTCATAGGAAATAATAAAGATGCAGCGGAAGATTTGCAAAGTAAATTAAACATTCCTGTAGTGGTTGTTTACACTGCAGCAATCGGCTCAGAAGGTCAAAATAAAAAATATGAAGACTCTTTAAAATTAATGGGTAAAATATTAGATAAAGAAGAAAGAGCCAACGAAGTATTGGACAAAATGGAAGAATACAAAGAAGATTTAAAATCTAGAGTTTCAAAAGCTACAGTTCACCCAACAGCATATGTTGCAGGTAGAGCTTACAACGGAGCTCATGGAATTACAACAACAGACCCTAGATGGCCACCATTCGAATTTTTAGGAGCTAATAATATAGCTTATAACGTTTCAAAGATTAGTGAAGGTAAAGAAGTTAGCAAAGAACAAGTGGTATCTTGGAATCCTGAGTACATATTTGTAAGCGAAGCTTCAATGAATGAAGTTACAGCTGATTTAGTAAAACCTGAATTCCAGGGATTAAATGCAGTTAAAAACGGTAAAGTGTACAAAGTATTGCCTTACTGCTGGTACGCATTTAACAAAGATACTGCAATAGCAAATGCTTACTACGTGGGCAGGGTACTCTATCCAGAGCAATTTGCAGATATTGACCCTGAAGAAAAAGCAGACGAAATATATATGTTCTTCGACGGCAATGTAGCTTACGAAGAAATAGCCAATAGAATGGGTGGATATGGTAAATTAGAAGCATAA
- a CDS encoding ABC transporter substrate-binding protein, giving the protein MNKTLKKSLVTILSIFAVVTILMSCGCTSEVTEPTTASTTDNDNISIKDNNLDKNTEYITVTDMAGRTVRVPKKVDRTIGLGSSLREIVYLQATDKVVGVEKLESDEKVGSRTLYILTHKELMDLPIVSESGNVEQYYERILQINPDVIFIGYESDVADDMQEKLQIPVVVVYTAPVGTENQNEQYTQSLRLMGKILDKEERAEEILNKIEEYKADLALRASKSTNNQTVYLGGRAYQGINGLTATDAKWPPLVYLGANNKANNVAYDLCNESKGMAISKEQLLEWNPECIFISSISIDKVSKEFQKPEFKNLDAVSNNNVYQVLPYRWYLYNKGTAIIDSYYIGKVLYPEQFEDIDPVEKADEVYTFFYGKPAYDDLTGKIGGFKKLELGSENQ; this is encoded by the coding sequence ATGAATAAAACACTGAAAAAATCATTAGTTACGATTTTAAGCATTTTTGCGGTTGTAACTATCTTAATGAGTTGTGGTTGTACGAGTGAGGTTACTGAACCGACAACCGCATCAACTACCGATAATGATAATATAAGTATTAAAGATAATAATCTAGATAAAAATACCGAATACATAACTGTTACAGATATGGCGGGTAGAACAGTTCGAGTGCCGAAAAAAGTAGACCGAACAATTGGATTGGGTTCTTCATTGCGAGAAATAGTTTATTTACAGGCGACTGATAAAGTAGTCGGCGTAGAAAAATTAGAAAGTGATGAAAAAGTAGGTTCAAGAACGTTATATATATTAACACATAAAGAATTAATGGATTTGCCTATTGTAAGTGAATCAGGCAACGTTGAACAATATTATGAAAGAATCTTGCAAATAAACCCTGACGTTATATTCATAGGGTATGAATCTGATGTAGCAGATGATATGCAAGAAAAATTACAAATTCCTGTAGTTGTTGTTTATACAGCCCCTGTGGGTACAGAAAATCAAAATGAACAATATACTCAATCATTAAGATTAATGGGTAAAATATTAGATAAAGAAGAAAGAGCAGAAGAAATATTAAATAAAATTGAAGAATATAAAGCAGATTTAGCTTTAAGAGCTTCAAAGTCCACCAATAATCAAACTGTTTATCTGGGCGGTAGAGCATACCAAGGAATAAATGGATTAACTGCGACAGACGCAAAATGGCCACCATTAGTATATTTAGGCGCTAATAATAAAGCAAACAACGTGGCTTATGACCTTTGTAACGAAAGTAAAGGTATGGCAATAAGTAAAGAGCAATTATTAGAATGGAACCCAGAATGTATATTTATAAGTTCTATTTCAATAGATAAAGTTTCAAAAGAATTTCAAAAACCAGAATTCAAAAACTTAGATGCAGTTTCAAATAATAACGTTTATCAGGTATTACCATACCGTTGGTACTTATATAATAAAGGTACAGCGATAATAGATTCTTACTATATTGGAAAGGTACTTTATCCAGAACAGTTTGAGGATATTGACCCTGTTGAAAAAGCAGACGAAGTATACACATTCTTCTATGGAAAACCAGCTTATGACGATTTAACTGGAAAAATAGGCGGGTTTAAAAAATTAGAATTAGGGTCAGAAAATCAATAA
- a CDS encoding acyl-CoA thioesterase, producing MYEITVEPRFGDIDGLRHINNTVVAIWFEQARNPFFKMFTPNLSTKHEDWKLIMAHTDFDFVSQMELGKNVQIRSYVSKIGNKSFTLYHEAWQDGVLCVKGKAVVVHFDFIEQKSVPIPEDIRNQLMEHYIELDKN from the coding sequence ATGTACGAAATAACCGTAGAACCAAGATTTGGCGATATTGATGGGTTGCGCCACATAAACAATACAGTTGTAGCAATATGGTTTGAACAGGCACGAAATCCATTTTTCAAGATGTTCACCCCAAATTTATCAACAAAACATGAAGATTGGAAACTTATAATGGCTCACACAGACTTTGACTTTGTTAGCCAAATGGAATTGGGCAAAAACGTTCAAATAAGAAGTTACGTTAGTAAAATAGGTAATAAGTCATTTACTTTGTATCACGAAGCTTGGCAAGACGGTGTATTGTGTGTAAAAGGTAAAGCAGTAGTTGTTCATTTTGATTTTATCGAACAAAAATCAGTTCCTATACCAGAAGACATAAGAAATCAACTGATGGAACATTACATAGAACTCGATAAAAATTAA